A single genomic interval of Mycolicibacterium holsaticum DSM 44478 = JCM 12374 harbors:
- a CDS encoding polyphosphate kinase 2 family protein, which yields MSQIPALLRFRQGDSVADIDTDATPGFSGSKSDAAPVQASRNERLAELQELLYANWKAADDQRSVLLVLQGMDAAGKGGIVKHVVGAVNPMGVRYTAFGKPTEEELGHHYLWRIRNALPPAGHIGVFDRSHYEDVLIVRVHNLVPPEVWEKRYDEINTFERELVDSGTTLVKVAMFISLDEQKEQLLERLEDPTKYWKYHPGDIDERLKWPAYQQAYQAMLDRTSTEYAPWHVLPCDRRWYSRLAVTELLIEALEKLDLSWPPADFDIKAEKRRLSDS from the coding sequence ATGAGCCAGATCCCGGCACTTCTGCGGTTCCGCCAGGGCGACTCGGTCGCCGACATCGACACCGACGCGACGCCTGGTTTTTCCGGGTCCAAGTCGGATGCGGCGCCGGTGCAGGCGTCGCGCAACGAGCGCCTCGCCGAGCTGCAGGAGCTGCTCTACGCCAACTGGAAGGCCGCCGACGATCAGCGCTCGGTGCTGCTGGTGCTGCAGGGCATGGACGCCGCGGGTAAGGGTGGCATCGTCAAACACGTTGTGGGCGCGGTGAACCCGATGGGGGTGCGCTACACCGCCTTCGGTAAGCCGACCGAGGAGGAACTGGGCCACCATTACCTGTGGCGGATCCGCAACGCGTTGCCGCCCGCGGGGCACATCGGCGTGTTCGACCGATCCCACTACGAGGACGTGCTGATCGTCCGCGTGCACAACCTGGTGCCACCTGAGGTGTGGGAGAAGCGATACGACGAGATCAACACGTTCGAGCGCGAACTGGTCGACAGCGGAACGACTTTGGTCAAGGTCGCGATGTTCATCTCGCTCGACGAGCAGAAGGAGCAACTGCTCGAACGGCTCGAGGATCCGACGAAGTACTGGAAGTACCACCCCGGCGACATCGACGAACGTCTCAAATGGCCGGCCTACCAGCAGGCCTATCAGGCGATGCTCGATCGCACGTCGACCGAATACGCGCCATGGCATGTGCTGCCGTGCGACCGGCGGTGGTACAGCCGGTTAGCCGTCACCGAGCTGTTGATCGAGGCGCTCGAGAAGCTGGACTTGTCGTGGCCGCCCGCCGATTTCGACATCAAGGCCGAGAAGCGCCGGCTTTCTGACTCTTAA
- the aceA gene encoding isocitrate lyase: MSTVGKPKTPEEIQKDWDTNPRWKDVTREYSAADVVALQGSVVEEHTLARRGAEVLWSQLHDMEFVNALGALTGNMAVQQVRAGLKAIYLSGWQVAGDANLSGHTYPDQSLYPANSVPQVVRRINNALLRADEIAKVEGDTSVENWLAPIVADGEAGFGGALNVYELQKAMIAAGVAGSHWEDQLASEKKCGHLGGKVLIPTQQHIRTLTSARLAADVADVPTVVIARTDAEAATLITSDVDERDRPFISGERTSEGFYRVKNGLEPCIARAKAYAPYADLIWMETGTPDLDLARKFAEGVKSEFPDQMLAYNCSPSFNWRKHLDDATIARFQKELGAMGFKFQFITLAGFHALNYSMFDLAYGYARNQMTAYVELQEREFAAEERGYTATKHQREVGAGYFDRIATTVDPNSSTTALAGSTEEGQFH, from the coding sequence ATGTCAACGGTCGGTAAGCCGAAGACTCCCGAAGAGATCCAGAAGGATTGGGACACCAACCCGCGGTGGAAGGACGTCACCCGCGAGTACTCCGCCGCAGACGTGGTAGCGCTTCAGGGCTCTGTCGTCGAGGAGCACACCCTGGCCCGCCGCGGCGCCGAGGTGCTGTGGAGCCAGCTGCACGACATGGAGTTCGTCAACGCCCTCGGTGCGCTGACCGGCAACATGGCCGTCCAACAGGTGCGCGCCGGTCTGAAGGCCATCTACCTGTCGGGCTGGCAGGTGGCAGGCGACGCGAACCTGTCGGGTCACACCTACCCGGACCAGAGCCTGTATCCGGCCAACTCGGTGCCGCAGGTGGTGCGCCGCATCAACAACGCGCTGCTGCGCGCCGACGAGATCGCCAAGGTCGAGGGCGACACCTCGGTGGAGAACTGGCTCGCCCCGATCGTCGCCGACGGTGAGGCCGGTTTCGGTGGCGCGCTCAACGTCTACGAGCTGCAGAAGGCGATGATCGCCGCCGGTGTCGCGGGTTCGCACTGGGAGGACCAGCTGGCGTCGGAGAAGAAGTGCGGCCACCTGGGTGGCAAGGTGCTGATCCCGACCCAGCAGCACATCCGCACCCTGACCTCGGCCCGGCTCGCCGCCGACGTCGCCGACGTGCCCACGGTCGTCATCGCGCGCACCGACGCCGAGGCCGCCACGCTGATCACTTCCGACGTCGACGAGCGTGACCGCCCGTTCATCTCCGGGGAGCGCACTTCGGAGGGCTTCTACCGGGTCAAGAACGGTCTGGAGCCGTGCATCGCGCGGGCCAAGGCCTACGCGCCGTACGCCGACCTGATCTGGATGGAGACCGGCACCCCGGATCTCGACCTGGCCCGCAAGTTCGCCGAGGGCGTCAAGTCCGAGTTCCCCGACCAGATGCTGGCCTACAACTGCTCACCGTCGTTCAACTGGCGCAAGCACCTCGACGACGCGACGATCGCGCGGTTCCAGAAGGAGCTCGGCGCGATGGGCTTCAAGTTCCAGTTCATCACGCTGGCGGGCTTCCACGCGTTGAACTACTCGATGTTCGATCTGGCCTACGGCTACGCCCGCAACCAGATGACCGCGTACGTCGAGCTGCAGGAGCGCGAGTTCGCCGCCGAGGAGCGCGGTTACACCGCGACCAAGCACCAGCGCGAGGTCGGCGCCGGCTACTTCGACCGGATCGCCACCACGGTGGACCCGAACAGCTCGACGACGGCGCTGGCCGGTTCGACCGAAGAGGGCCAGTTCCACTAG
- a CDS encoding acyl-[acyl-carrier-protein] thioesterase: MAANAGNAGLAKVMMPVPDPHPDVFDRQWPLRVADIDRVGRLRFDAATRHIQDIGTDQLRELGYEETHPLWIVRRTMIDLIRPIEFQDMLRLRRWCSGTSNRWCEMRVRIDGRRGGGLMESEAFWININRETQGPARISDDFIEGLRRTTNVDRLRWKPYLTAGSREDAAQIREYPVRVADIDIFDHMNNSVYWTVIEDYLFSTPELQGKPIRVTIEHDAAVALGDKLEIISHVHPPGSTEQFGPELTDRTVTTLTYAVGDETKAVAAIFEL; encoded by the coding sequence ATGGCGGCTAACGCAGGTAACGCCGGTTTGGCGAAGGTGATGATGCCGGTGCCCGACCCGCACCCCGATGTTTTCGACCGGCAGTGGCCGCTGCGGGTTGCCGACATCGACCGCGTCGGCCGACTGCGTTTCGACGCCGCCACCCGCCACATCCAGGACATCGGCACGGACCAACTGCGCGAGTTGGGCTACGAGGAGACGCATCCGCTCTGGATCGTCCGGCGCACGATGATCGACCTGATCAGGCCCATCGAGTTCCAGGACATGCTGCGGCTGCGCCGCTGGTGTTCGGGCACGTCGAACCGGTGGTGCGAGATGCGGGTACGCATCGACGGCAGGCGCGGCGGCGGGCTGATGGAATCCGAGGCGTTCTGGATCAACATCAACCGGGAGACCCAGGGGCCCGCGCGCATCTCCGACGACTTCATCGAGGGCCTGCGACGCACCACCAACGTCGACCGGCTGCGCTGGAAGCCCTATCTGACGGCCGGCAGCCGCGAGGACGCCGCGCAGATCCGCGAGTATCCGGTGCGGGTGGCCGATATCGACATCTTCGACCACATGAACAACTCGGTGTACTGGACGGTGATCGAGGACTATCTGTTCTCCACGCCCGAACTGCAGGGCAAGCCGATCCGGGTGACGATCGAACACGATGCCGCCGTGGCGCTGGGCGACAAGCTGGAGATCATCTCGCACGTACACCCGCCCGGATCGACCGAACAATTCGGTCCGGAGCTGACCGATCGCACTGTTACAACGCTCACATATGCGGTCGGCGACGAGACCAAAGCCGTCGCGGCGATCTTCGAACTCTGA
- the ramB gene encoding acetate metabolism transcriptional regulator RamB: MAKTFVGSRVRQLRSERGFSQAALAQMLEISPSYLNQIEHDVRPLTVAVLLRITEVFGVDATFFASEDDTRLVAELREVTIDRDVDVDADLTEVADMVAAHPALARAMVNLHRRYRLTTTQLAAATEDRYSDGSGSGAITMPHEEVRDYFYERQNYLHELDTAAEDFTIRLGMHREELGRQLSDRLTMVHGVHIVRRSDLGDTVLHRFDPDTKVLQISNHLSSGQTVFKMATELAYLEFGDLIDKLVDDGKFTSEESTILARLGLANYFAAATVLPYRHFHEVAESFRYDVERLSAYYSVSYETIAHRLSTLQRPSMRGVPLSFVRVDRAGNMSKRQSATGFHFSSSGGTCPLWNVYETFAYPGKIIVQIAQMPDGRNYLWVARTVERRARRYGQPGKTFAIGLGCELRHAHRLVYSEGLDLSGDNATPIGAGCRVCERDNCPQRAFPALGRALDISEHRSTVSPYLVKKPQPM; encoded by the coding sequence GTGGCGAAAACGTTCGTCGGTTCACGGGTCCGTCAACTGCGCAGCGAACGCGGGTTCAGCCAGGCCGCGCTCGCGCAGATGCTGGAGATCTCGCCGAGCTACCTCAACCAGATCGAGCACGACGTGCGGCCGCTGACCGTGGCCGTGCTGCTGCGCATCACCGAGGTGTTCGGGGTGGACGCGACGTTCTTCGCCTCCGAAGACGACACCCGGTTGGTCGCCGAACTGCGCGAGGTCACCATCGACCGCGATGTCGACGTCGACGCCGACCTCACGGAGGTGGCCGACATGGTCGCCGCACATCCGGCGCTGGCCCGCGCGATGGTGAACCTGCACCGGCGCTACCGGTTGACCACCACCCAGTTGGCCGCCGCGACCGAGGACAGGTACTCCGACGGCAGCGGCAGCGGCGCGATCACCATGCCGCACGAGGAAGTGCGCGACTACTTCTACGAGCGACAGAACTATCTGCACGAACTGGACACCGCCGCTGAGGATTTCACCATCCGCCTGGGCATGCACCGCGAAGAACTGGGCCGGCAGCTGTCGGACCGGCTCACCATGGTGCACGGCGTGCACATCGTGCGGCGCAGCGATCTGGGCGACACGGTGCTGCACCGGTTCGATCCGGACACCAAGGTGCTGCAGATCAGCAACCACCTGTCCTCCGGCCAGACGGTGTTCAAGATGGCGACCGAACTGGCCTATCTCGAGTTCGGCGACCTCATCGACAAGCTGGTCGACGACGGCAAGTTCACCAGCGAGGAGTCCACGATCCTGGCTCGGCTGGGCCTGGCGAACTACTTCGCGGCCGCAACGGTTTTGCCATACCGGCATTTTCACGAGGTCGCCGAGAGCTTCCGTTATGACGTGGAACGCCTGTCGGCCTACTACTCGGTCTCCTATGAGACGATCGCGCACCGGCTGTCGACGTTGCAGCGGCCGTCGATGCGCGGGGTGCCGTTGTCGTTCGTTCGGGTGGACCGCGCGGGAAACATGTCGAAACGGCAGTCCGCCACCGGGTTTCACTTCTCCTCCAGCGGTGGCACCTGCCCGCTGTGGAACGTCTACGAAACGTTCGCCTATCCGGGCAAGATCATCGTGCAGATCGCCCAGATGCCCGACGGGCGCAACTACCTGTGGGTGGCGCGGACCGTCGAGCGCCGCGCCCGACGCTACGGCCAACCGGGCAAGACCTTCGCGATCGGGCTCGGCTGCGAGTTGCGGCACGCGCACCGGTTGGTCTACTCCGAGGGGCTGGACCTGTCCGGGGACAACGCGACGCCGATCGGCGCCGGTTGCCGGGTCTGCGAGCGGGACAACTGCCCGCAGCGCGCCTTCCCCGCGCTGGGCCGCGCGTTGGACATCAGCGAGCACCGCAGCACCGTGTCGCCCTACCTGGTGAAGAAGCCCCAGCCGATGTGA
- a CDS encoding carboxymuconolactone decarboxylase family protein — MSAIEPARIAPGGFKELGPLNWAIAKLGARAIRAPRFSLFNVLGQHRLLFLAWLPYSGILLGMLSKLPVKDAETVILRVGHLRNCEYELQQHRRLARTRGLGPDVQAKIFEGPDAEGLTERQRALITATDEFVVTRGVSAQTWSTLARHLTKPQLIEFCMLAAQYDGLAATITTLNVPLDFPS, encoded by the coding sequence GTGAGCGCCATCGAGCCCGCGCGCATCGCGCCCGGCGGATTCAAGGAACTCGGCCCGCTCAACTGGGCCATTGCCAAACTCGGTGCGCGTGCGATCCGAGCGCCGAGGTTCAGCCTGTTCAATGTCCTTGGCCAGCACCGGCTTTTGTTTCTGGCGTGGCTGCCCTACAGCGGAATACTGCTCGGGATGCTGAGCAAGCTGCCGGTGAAGGACGCCGAGACCGTGATCTTGCGCGTCGGTCACCTACGCAACTGCGAGTACGAATTGCAGCAGCATCGACGGCTGGCCCGCACCCGCGGGCTCGGCCCGGACGTGCAGGCCAAGATCTTCGAGGGCCCCGACGCCGAGGGGCTGACCGAGCGTCAGCGCGCGCTGATCACCGCCACCGACGAGTTCGTCGTCACCCGCGGGGTGTCGGCGCAGACGTGGTCGACGCTGGCCCGCCACCTCACCAAACCCCAGCTGATCGAGTTCTGCATGCTCGCCGCCCAGTACGACGGGCTGGCCGCGACGATCACCACGCTCAACGTGCCGCTGGACTTCCCCTCGTGA
- the lpdA gene encoding dihydrolipoyl dehydrogenase — MTHYDVVVLGAGPGGYVAAIRAAQLGLNTAVVEPKYWGGVCLNVGCIPSKSLLRNAELAHIITKDAKLFGISGEPTMDYGVAFDRSRKVADGRVSGVHFLMKKNKITEIHGYGKFKDANTLDVDLNDGGTETVTFDNAIIATGSSTRLVPGTSLSDNVVTYEELIMSRELPSSIVIAGAGAIGMEFGYVLRNFGVDVTIVEFLPRALPNEDAEVSKEIEKQFKKLGVKVLTGTKVESISDDGSTVTVQVSKDGKSDELKADKVLQAIGFAPNVEGYGLDAAGVNLTDRKAIGIDDYMRTNVPHIYAIGDVTALLQLAHVAEAQGVVAAETIAGAETLALGDYRMMPRATFCQPQIASFGLTEEQARDEGYDVKVAKFPLTANGKAHGLGDPSGFVKLIADSKYGELLGGHLIGHDVSELLPELTLAQKWDLTVNELARNVHTHPTLSEALQECFHGLAGHMINF; from the coding sequence GTGACCCACTATGACGTCGTCGTCCTCGGAGCCGGCCCCGGCGGGTACGTCGCGGCCATCCGCGCCGCCCAGCTCGGACTGAACACCGCAGTCGTCGAACCCAAATACTGGGGCGGGGTATGCCTCAACGTCGGCTGCATCCCGTCGAAGTCGCTGCTGCGCAACGCGGAGCTGGCCCACATCATCACCAAGGACGCCAAGCTGTTCGGCATCAGCGGTGAGCCCACCATGGATTACGGGGTGGCCTTCGACCGCAGCCGCAAGGTCGCCGACGGCCGCGTCTCCGGTGTGCACTTCCTGATGAAGAAGAACAAGATCACCGAGATCCACGGTTACGGGAAGTTCAAGGACGCCAACACACTCGACGTCGATCTGAACGACGGCGGAACCGAGACGGTCACCTTCGACAACGCGATCATCGCCACCGGCAGCAGCACCCGGTTGGTGCCGGGCACGTCGCTGTCGGACAACGTCGTCACCTACGAAGAACTGATCATGTCGCGTGAGCTGCCGTCCTCGATCGTGATCGCGGGTGCGGGTGCGATCGGCATGGAGTTCGGTTACGTGCTGCGCAACTTCGGCGTGGACGTGACGATCGTCGAGTTCCTGCCGCGCGCGCTGCCCAACGAGGACGCCGAAGTCTCGAAGGAGATCGAGAAGCAGTTCAAGAAGCTGGGCGTGAAGGTCCTCACCGGTACGAAGGTGGAGTCCATCAGCGATGACGGATCGACGGTGACGGTCCAGGTCAGCAAGGACGGCAAGTCCGACGAGCTCAAGGCCGACAAAGTGCTGCAGGCCATCGGCTTTGCGCCCAACGTCGAGGGCTACGGCCTCGACGCCGCAGGGGTCAACCTCACCGACCGCAAGGCGATCGGCATCGACGACTACATGCGCACCAACGTACCGCACATCTACGCCATCGGCGATGTCACCGCGCTGTTGCAGCTGGCACACGTCGCCGAGGCCCAAGGCGTGGTGGCTGCCGAAACCATCGCGGGCGCAGAGACTTTGGCGCTCGGCGACTACCGGATGATGCCGAGGGCGACGTTCTGCCAGCCACAGATCGCCAGCTTCGGGCTCACCGAAGAGCAGGCCCGCGACGAGGGCTACGACGTCAAGGTCGCCAAGTTCCCCCTCACCGCCAACGGGAAGGCGCACGGGCTCGGCGATCCCAGCGGCTTCGTCAAGCTCATCGCCGACTCCAAATACGGTGAACTGCTCGGCGGTCACCTCATCGGACACGACGTCTCCGAACTGCTGCCCGAGCTGACCCTGGCGCAGAAGTGGGATTTGACCGTCAACGAATTGGCCCGCAACGTCCACACTCACCCGACGCTGTCCGAAGCGCTGCAAGAGTGCTTCCACGGTCTCGCCGGCCACATGATCAACTTTTGA
- a CDS encoding putative holin, translated as MIPLPRPWLLTSAMLVGAAVGVIIGIAASLLVTATIRPDIVIGLVVGVPSVIGMLTILLSGRRWVTTVGAFVLALAPAWLGTLVAIQVVNGA; from the coding sequence GTGATACCGCTGCCGCGTCCGTGGCTGCTGACCAGTGCGATGCTGGTCGGGGCGGCGGTCGGCGTGATCATCGGCATTGCCGCATCGCTGCTGGTCACTGCCACCATCCGGCCCGACATCGTCATCGGGCTCGTCGTCGGTGTGCCCAGCGTGATCGGGATGTTGACCATTCTGCTGTCCGGCCGACGCTGGGTGACCACCGTCGGCGCGTTCGTGCTGGCCCTGGCACCGGCCTGGCTGGGAACACTGGTCGCGATCCAGGTGGTCAACGGTGCCTGA
- a CDS encoding DUF779 domain-containing protein yields the protein MPGRERGLPAHRTADSRAGNPRSAQEAAPPRALLTAAAADLLARLQAKHGALMFHQSGGCCDGSSPMCYPDGEFLVGDRDVLLGILDVGDGVPVWISGPQFQAWKHTQLVIDVVAGRGGGFSVEAPEGVRFLSRGRAFTGEENAMLAEHAPLTGADFARGMRPTPTPPLGRGSEV from the coding sequence ATGCCCGGGCGCGAACGTGGGTTACCCGCACACCGAACCGCGGATTCACGTGCGGGTAACCCACGTTCGGCGCAAGAAGCGGCGCCGCCGCGGGCGCTGCTCACCGCGGCGGCGGCCGATCTGCTGGCCAGGCTGCAGGCCAAACACGGCGCGCTGATGTTTCACCAGTCCGGCGGATGCTGCGACGGGTCCTCACCGATGTGCTACCCCGACGGCGAGTTCCTCGTCGGCGACCGCGACGTGCTGCTCGGGATCCTCGACGTCGGGGACGGCGTGCCGGTGTGGATCTCGGGCCCACAGTTCCAGGCGTGGAAGCACACCCAGCTGGTGATCGACGTGGTGGCCGGCCGAGGCGGCGGGTTCAGCGTCGAGGCCCCCGAGGGCGTGCGGTTCTTATCCCGCGGGCGGGCGTTCACCGGCGAGGAGAACGCCATGCTGGCCGAACACGCGCCGCTCACCGGCGCGGATTTCGCCCGCGGCATGCGCCCGACACCGACACCGCCGCTGGGGCGTGGCTCAGAGGTTTGA
- the adh gene encoding aldehyde dehydrogenase, translating into MTVYARPGSADALMAYESRYGNFIGGQWVPPVSGDYFENPTPVTGQPFCEVARSTEADIDKALDAAHGAAPQWGKTAPAERADILNKIADRMEANLESIALAEAWDNGKPIRETLNADIPLAIDHFRYFAGAIRAQEGSLSQIDDDTVAYHFHEPLGVVGQIIPWNFPILMATWKLAPALAAGNAVVLKPAEQTPASILYLMSLIGDLLPAGVVNVVNGFGFEAGKPLASSNRIAKIAFTGETTTGRLIMQYASQNLIPVTLELGGKSPNIFFSDVLAAADDYQDKALEGFTMFALNQGEVCTCPSRSLVQADIYDEFLELAAIRTKAVRQGDPLDTETMIGSQASNDQLEKVLSYIDIGKSEGAKVVTGGERAQLGGDLNGGYYVQPTIFEGNNKMRIFQEEIFGPVVAVTSFSDYDDAIAIANDTLYGLGAGVWSRNGNTAYRAGRDIKAGRVWTNCYHAYPAHAAFGGYKQSGIGRENHKMMLDHYQQTKNLLVSYSDKAQGFF; encoded by the coding sequence ATGACCGTTTACGCTCGCCCCGGTTCGGCGGACGCACTGATGGCATACGAGTCGCGGTACGGAAACTTCATCGGCGGCCAGTGGGTGCCGCCGGTGTCCGGTGACTACTTCGAGAACCCGACGCCGGTGACCGGTCAGCCGTTCTGCGAAGTGGCGCGGTCCACCGAAGCCGACATCGACAAGGCCCTCGACGCCGCCCACGGTGCGGCCCCGCAGTGGGGCAAGACCGCGCCCGCAGAACGCGCCGACATCCTCAACAAGATCGCCGACCGCATGGAGGCCAACCTCGAGTCGATTGCGCTGGCCGAGGCTTGGGACAACGGCAAGCCCATCCGCGAGACGCTCAACGCCGACATCCCGCTGGCGATCGACCACTTCCGCTACTTCGCCGGCGCCATCCGCGCCCAGGAGGGCTCGCTGAGCCAGATCGACGACGACACCGTCGCCTATCACTTCCACGAACCGCTCGGCGTCGTCGGCCAGATCATCCCGTGGAACTTCCCGATCCTGATGGCCACCTGGAAGCTGGCGCCCGCGCTGGCGGCAGGCAACGCCGTCGTGCTCAAACCCGCCGAGCAGACCCCGGCGTCGATCCTGTACCTGATGTCGTTGATCGGCGACCTGTTGCCCGCCGGAGTTGTCAACGTGGTCAACGGCTTCGGGTTCGAGGCGGGCAAACCGCTCGCGTCGAGCAACCGCATCGCCAAGATCGCGTTCACCGGTGAGACCACCACCGGCCGGTTGATCATGCAGTATGCGTCGCAGAACCTGATCCCGGTCACCCTGGAGCTCGGCGGCAAGAGCCCGAACATCTTTTTCTCCGACGTGCTGGCTGCCGCCGATGACTACCAGGACAAGGCGCTGGAGGGCTTCACCATGTTCGCCCTCAACCAGGGCGAGGTGTGCACGTGCCCGTCGCGCAGCCTGGTGCAGGCCGACATCTACGACGAGTTCCTCGAACTCGCCGCGATCCGCACCAAGGCCGTGCGCCAAGGCGATCCGCTGGACACCGAGACGATGATCGGCAGCCAGGCCTCCAACGATCAGCTCGAAAAGGTGCTGTCCTACATCGACATCGGCAAGTCAGAGGGCGCTAAGGTCGTCACCGGTGGGGAACGCGCGCAACTGGGCGGCGACCTCAACGGCGGCTACTACGTACAGCCCACCATCTTCGAGGGCAACAACAAGATGCGCATCTTCCAGGAGGAGATCTTCGGGCCCGTCGTCGCCGTCACGTCGTTTTCCGACTACGACGACGCGATTGCCATCGCCAACGACACCCTTTACGGGCTCGGTGCGGGCGTGTGGTCGCGCAACGGCAACACCGCCTATCGTGCCGGTCGCGACATCAAGGCCGGCCGGGTGTGGACCAACTGCTACCACGCCTACCCGGCGCACGCGGCGTTCGGCGGCTACAAGCAGTCCGGGATCGGCCGCGAGAACCACAAGATGATGCTCGACCACTACCAGCAGACCAAGAACCTGCTGGTGTCCTACAGCGACAAGGCGCAGGGCTTCTTCTGA
- a CDS encoding prolyl oligopeptidase family serine peptidase, with product MADVTDDPYLWLEDITGDDALDWVRKHNEPTLAQFGGERFEQMRVEALEVLDTDARIPYVRRRGEYLYNFWRDAANPRGRWRRTTLASYRSEEPEWDVLIDVDVLAAAEDENWVWAGADVIEPDHHLALVELSRGGSDAAVVREFDMRTREFVSDGFELPEAKTQITWEDENTVLVGTDFGEGSLTESGYPRLVKRWRRGQRLADAETVFSAAPDDVIVAAGVDRTPGFERTMISRAIDFFNDEVYELRGEELIRIDAPTDATVAAHRNWLLIELRTDWFTGSAQYAAGSLLAADYDEFLAGTAELAVVFEPDEHTSLNHYAWTRDRLVMVTLADVASRVQIVTPGTWRAEPAPGLPPNTNTVIVTADDLGDEIFLDSSGFDTPSRLLHGPAGGELTEIKRAPSFFDAADLVVTQYFAESDDGTEVPYFVVGHRHVEAPGPTLLGGYGGFEVANTPSYGGVLGRLWLARGGTYVLANIRGGGEYGPRWHTQAMRENRHLVYEDFAAVARDLVARGITTVEELGAQGGSNGGLLMGVMLTHYPELFGALVCSVPLLDMRRFHLLLAGASWVAEYGDPDNPEDWAFISKYSPYQNISADRRYPPVLITTSTRDDRVHPGHARKMTAALEAAGHPVHYYENIEGGHAGAADNAQTAFRSALIYEFLWSVLS from the coding sequence ATGGCTGACGTGACCGATGACCCGTATCTCTGGCTCGAAGACATCACCGGCGACGACGCGCTGGATTGGGTGCGCAAGCACAACGAACCGACGCTGGCGCAGTTCGGCGGTGAACGCTTCGAGCAGATGCGCGTCGAGGCGCTGGAAGTGCTCGACACCGATGCCCGCATCCCCTATGTGCGTCGGCGCGGGGAGTATCTCTACAACTTCTGGCGCGACGCGGCCAACCCGCGCGGGCGGTGGCGGCGCACCACGCTGGCCAGCTACCGCAGCGAGGAACCCGAGTGGGATGTACTCATCGACGTCGACGTGCTCGCGGCCGCCGAGGACGAGAACTGGGTATGGGCAGGCGCCGACGTCATCGAGCCCGATCACCATCTGGCGCTCGTCGAGTTGTCGCGCGGCGGTTCGGATGCGGCGGTGGTGCGCGAATTCGACATGCGGACACGGGAATTCGTTTCGGACGGGTTCGAGCTGCCCGAGGCCAAGACGCAGATCACCTGGGAGGACGAAAACACCGTCCTGGTCGGTACCGACTTCGGCGAGGGCTCGCTGACCGAATCGGGTTATCCACGCCTGGTCAAGCGGTGGCGACGGGGCCAACGGCTCGCCGACGCCGAGACAGTCTTCAGCGCGGCGCCCGACGACGTCATCGTCGCGGCCGGTGTGGACCGCACGCCGGGGTTCGAGCGCACCATGATCAGCAGGGCGATCGACTTCTTCAACGACGAGGTCTACGAACTACGCGGCGAGGAGCTCATCCGCATCGACGCGCCCACCGATGCCACCGTCGCGGCGCATCGCAACTGGTTGCTGATCGAGCTGCGCACCGACTGGTTCACCGGATCGGCGCAGTATGCGGCCGGCTCGCTGCTGGCCGCGGACTACGACGAATTCCTCGCCGGCACCGCGGAACTGGCGGTGGTGTTCGAACCCGACGAGCACACCAGCCTGAACCACTACGCGTGGACCCGCGATCGGCTGGTGATGGTGACACTGGCCGACGTCGCCAGCCGGGTGCAGATCGTGACGCCGGGGACGTGGCGGGCCGAGCCGGCGCCCGGCCTGCCGCCCAACACCAACACGGTGATCGTGACGGCCGACGATCTCGGCGACGAGATCTTCCTGGACTCAAGCGGATTCGACACCCCGTCCCGCCTGCTACACGGACCCGCCGGCGGCGAGCTGACCGAGATCAAGCGGGCGCCGTCGTTCTTCGACGCCGCCGATCTCGTCGTCACCCAGTACTTCGCGGAGTCCGACGACGGCACCGAGGTCCCGTATTTCGTTGTCGGCCACCGTCACGTCGAAGCGCCGGGCCCGACGCTGCTCGGCGGGTACGGCGGCTTCGAGGTCGCCAACACACCGAGCTACGGCGGTGTGCTTGGCCGGCTGTGGTTGGCGCGCGGCGGCACCTACGTGCTGGCCAACATTCGCGGCGGCGGAGAGTACGGCCCACGGTGGCACACCCAGGCGATGCGCGAGAACAGGCATCTGGTGTACGAGGACTTCGCGGCTGTGGCAAGAGATCTGGTGGCGCGGGGCATCACCACCGTCGAGGAGCTCGGCGCGCAGGGCGGCAGCAACGGCGGGCTGCTGATGGGCGTGATGCTGACGCACTATCCGGAGCTGTTCGGTGCGCTGGTGTGCAGCGTGCCGCTGCTGGACATGCGCCGGTTCCACCTGCTGTTGGCCGGCGCGTCCTGGGTTGCCGAGTACGGCGATCCCGACAATCCAGAAGACTGGGCGTTCATCTCCAAATACTCACCGTACCAGAATATCTCGGCTGACCGGCGCTATCCGCCGGTGCTGATCACCACGTCCACCCGCGATGATCGGGTGCATCCGGGACATGCCCGCAAGATGACGGCGGCGCTGGAGGCGGCCGGCCATCCGGTGCACTACTACGAGAACATCGAGGGTGGACACGCAGGCGCGGCCGACAACGCCCAGACCGCGTTCCGGTCGGCGTTGATCTACGAGTTCCTGTGGTCGGTGCTCAGCTGA